A genome region from Halarchaeum grantii includes the following:
- a CDS encoding RNA ligase family protein produces the protein MKVYPKIPRYDHPVVPDDFFDADDLVVVEKFDGSAFRFTLYDERYADSYPNPVVEAADGDGSLVFGTRRSIMGCHRDPLTEIDGALHRAVRCLRDGVDTDALRELHDEYGSPVVVYAENLVYSTLDYGYTDRELPALVGFDVLPFDRIETYTPPGSPYAETFAGFLDTPTTWRILDRIRREDIPTEHALVPATILDDHATIDPDTYDVPQSSLSNGVHAEGVVVRSDTQERRVKIVREAFHELNREQFGQNPSEAETGAEYLVATYCTPARIRKEVRTMVVEDGREFGLDLVDDLYPRVVEDIWAENYPEIMRLDRAIVPGEVYPLAAKRCAAELRKMQTNAELNDTDPTTIWQHLTDR, from the coding sequence ATGAAGGTCTATCCGAAAATCCCGCGCTACGACCATCCCGTCGTCCCAGATGACTTCTTCGACGCGGACGACCTCGTCGTCGTCGAGAAGTTCGACGGAAGCGCCTTCCGCTTCACGCTCTACGACGAACGCTACGCCGACAGCTATCCGAATCCCGTCGTCGAGGCCGCGGACGGCGACGGGAGTCTCGTTTTCGGGACGCGCCGCTCGATCATGGGCTGTCACCGCGACCCGCTCACGGAGATCGACGGTGCGCTCCACCGTGCAGTCCGCTGTCTCCGCGACGGCGTCGATACGGACGCACTTCGAGAGCTGCACGACGAGTACGGGAGCCCGGTCGTCGTTTACGCGGAGAACCTCGTCTACTCGACGCTCGACTACGGCTACACCGACCGTGAGCTCCCGGCGCTCGTGGGCTTCGACGTCCTCCCGTTTGATCGGATCGAGACGTACACACCACCGGGAAGCCCGTACGCGGAGACCTTCGCGGGCTTCCTCGATACGCCGACGACGTGGCGAATCCTCGACCGGATCCGTCGTGAGGACATCCCCACCGAACACGCGCTCGTCCCGGCGACCATCCTCGACGACCACGCCACGATCGACCCAGACACGTACGACGTGCCACAGTCGTCTCTCAGCAACGGCGTCCACGCGGAAGGCGTCGTCGTGCGCAGCGACACCCAAGAGCGACGCGTCAAGATCGTCCGTGAGGCGTTCCACGAGCTGAACCGCGAACAGTTCGGCCAGAACCCCAGCGAGGCTGAGACGGGCGCCGAATACCTCGTCGCGACCTACTGCACGCCCGCGCGGATCCGCAAAGAGGTGCGAACGATGGTCGTCGAGGACGGCCGCGAGTTCGGCCTCGACCTCGTCGACGACCTCTACCCGCGCGTCGTCGAGGACATCTGGGCCGAGAACTATCCCGAAATCATGCGCCTCGACAGAGCGATCGTTCCCGGCGAGGTGTATCCGCTCGCCGCGAAGCGCTGTGCCGCCGAACTCCGGAAGATGCAGACGAACGCCGAACTGAATGACACCGACCCGACGACGATCTGGCAGCACCTCACTGACAGATGA
- a CDS encoding RNA ligase family protein, whose product MKSYPSIPRVATAPDGLLEDGHLWLVEKVDGANFRFQLRSSGALRFGDRSHVYDDADAMPTAYAHAVRHVREHLDRDALRRAVADVEDVVFFGEAMHHHTIDYDWDRTPSFLGFDVWSEADDAFRPPDAAEQIYERLGLQPVNVFEREVNTRDFDPDDYAIPTSKYRDGPAEGVIIRDKQGRRAKLLHPDYREVDDTVPVDASAEELATRYATRRRFEKLHAKLDDHDQPATVDTLYQRMLEDILREEHKQLRHGSEPVDMQAFRSTIAARTRAYLDPDQTL is encoded by the coding sequence ATGAAGAGCTACCCCTCGATTCCGCGTGTCGCGACCGCCCCGGACGGCCTCCTCGAGGACGGCCACCTCTGGCTCGTCGAGAAGGTCGACGGCGCGAACTTCCGCTTTCAACTCCGGTCGTCGGGCGCGCTCCGCTTCGGCGATCGGAGCCACGTCTACGACGACGCGGACGCGATGCCGACGGCGTACGCACACGCCGTTCGACACGTTCGCGAGCACCTCGACCGCGATGCGCTCCGCCGAGCGGTCGCCGACGTCGAAGACGTCGTCTTCTTCGGCGAGGCGATGCATCACCACACGATCGACTACGACTGGGACCGAACGCCCTCCTTCCTCGGGTTCGACGTGTGGTCCGAAGCGGACGACGCGTTCCGGCCGCCAGACGCCGCCGAGCAGATCTACGAGCGACTCGGCCTCCAGCCCGTGAACGTCTTCGAACGCGAAGTGAACACCCGCGACTTCGACCCAGACGACTACGCCATCCCCACGTCGAAGTACCGCGATGGGCCCGCCGAGGGCGTCATCATCCGGGATAAGCAGGGCCGGCGGGCGAAACTCCTCCATCCCGACTATCGCGAGGTCGACGACACCGTCCCCGTCGACGCGTCCGCCGAAGAACTCGCGACGCGGTACGCGACCCGACGACGCTTCGAGAAACTCCACGCGAAACTCGACGACCACGACCAACCCGCCACCGTCGACACCCTCTACCAGCGGATGCTGGAGGACATCCTCCGTGAGGAACACAAACAACTCCGGCACGGCAGCGAGCCCGTCGACATGCAGGCGTTCCGCTCCACGATCGCCGCCCGCACCCGCGCCTACCTCGATCCCGACCAAACCCTCTGA